From one Mycobacterium lentiflavum genomic stretch:
- a CDS encoding type II toxin-antitoxin system Phd/YefM family antitoxin, which produces MKQVPLSEAKDKLSALVDEADTTHEIIQITRHGRVAAVIMSADDLDSLNETLHALGTPGLADELAQADADYAAGNTVSGNDIRRRYGLQ; this is translated from the coding sequence ATGAAGCAGGTACCTCTTTCAGAGGCCAAGGACAAACTGTCGGCACTGGTCGACGAGGCCGACACGACGCACGAGATCATTCAGATCACCCGACACGGTCGCGTCGCCGCGGTGATCATGTCCGCTGACGACTTGGACTCTCTCAACGAGACGCTTCATGCGCTTGGAACCCCCGGTCTCGCCGACGAACTAGCCCAGGCCGACGCTGATTACGCCGCCGGCAACACGGTCAGCGGCAACGACATTCGTCGTCGCTACGGTCTGCAGTGA
- a CDS encoding GNAT family N-acetyltransferase, translating into MSLTLVDLRRGGVDRHSWTPPFDSSITYENEHWWDGVRYFVDDPWFVQLLEDGVEVARVELDDPGGINPDCADVPNLGDERLEIQFVEVASAAHARGVGTRVVRALEDRHPGRRLFAYSEDADHFWVSVGWEPFYRLCRPPARTLFVQPAR; encoded by the coding sequence GTGAGCCTCACTCTTGTTGATCTCCGCCGCGGCGGTGTGGACAGACACTCGTGGACACCACCGTTCGACTCGTCGATCACCTATGAGAACGAGCACTGGTGGGACGGCGTCCGCTACTTCGTGGACGACCCATGGTTTGTGCAGCTTCTGGAAGATGGCGTCGAAGTTGCGCGGGTCGAGTTGGACGACCCCGGCGGCATCAACCCAGATTGCGCAGACGTCCCCAATCTCGGCGACGAACGCCTGGAGATCCAGTTCGTCGAGGTGGCATCCGCTGCGCACGCCCGCGGCGTCGGCACCCGGGTAGTGCGGGCGCTCGAGGATCGGCACCCGGGCCGCCGACTATTCGCGTACAGCGAAGATGCCGACCACTTCTGGGTGTCCGTCGGCTGGGAGCCGTTCTACCGTCTCTGCCGCCCGCCTGCGCGCACCCTGTTCGTTCAACCGGCACGGTAG
- a CDS encoding DUF6036 family nucleotidyltransferase has product MRRDQLEHAIRAACQITGSTEVIVVGSQAILGTYPEYELPTLATRSLEIDILPITDDNNVTIELADLIVSIAGELSPFQQTHGFSIDGVDLTTSALPDGWRARLVKVQNENTAHPSGQPQYIGWCLDKEDLCVAKLCAFREKDRNFVDALIDAHLVEPAVIDDRLVTVPARYSSSVERARPWLGYRINR; this is encoded by the coding sequence GTGAGGCGCGATCAACTCGAGCACGCTATCCGAGCCGCGTGCCAAATCACCGGCAGCACAGAGGTGATCGTGGTCGGCTCCCAGGCGATCCTGGGAACGTACCCCGAGTACGAGCTACCTACTCTGGCGACCCGCTCACTCGAAATCGATATCCTGCCGATCACCGACGACAACAACGTCACCATCGAGCTCGCCGACCTCATCGTGTCGATCGCCGGTGAGCTGTCCCCATTCCAGCAGACACACGGCTTTAGCATCGACGGTGTCGACCTCACAACGTCGGCACTACCTGATGGATGGAGGGCGCGACTTGTCAAGGTGCAGAACGAAAATACCGCACATCCCAGCGGCCAACCTCAGTACATCGGCTGGTGCCTTGATAAGGAAGATCTCTGCGTCGCGAAGCTCTGCGCATTCCGGGAAAAGGACCGCAACTTCGTCGACGCGTTGATTGACGCCCATCTCGTTGAACCTGCGGTGATCGACGATCGACTCGTCACCGTGCCGGCACGGTACAGCTCCAGTGTCGAACGAGCCCGGCCATGGCTTGGCTACCGCATCAACAGGTAG
- a CDS encoding helix-turn-helix domain-containing protein yields MGDRGQLLQQVILETGTTQTQLARFSGVHQPSISQFLSGKVDLSDDQLDRLLSCMGYRVEVSRSAVAVELTRAERRSWMLHRQLATHLTRLTVEQWSDTIEENLRRLRHGVTGQPHTDNIDRWAKLIKSRDVSGLRRALTGLGREHIEMREVSPMGGLLSEQERTDVLKRLAS; encoded by the coding sequence GTGGGCGATCGCGGCCAGCTACTACAGCAAGTCATCCTGGAGACGGGTACGACGCAGACTCAGTTGGCGCGCTTTAGTGGCGTCCATCAGCCCAGTATCAGTCAATTCCTGTCGGGCAAAGTCGATCTGAGCGATGACCAACTTGACCGTCTTCTGTCGTGCATGGGATATCGCGTGGAGGTGTCACGCTCAGCGGTCGCGGTTGAGCTAACCCGCGCCGAGCGCCGGTCGTGGATGTTGCACCGCCAGTTGGCGACTCATCTAACCCGGCTGACCGTCGAGCAGTGGAGTGACACGATCGAAGAAAACCTCCGGCGCTTGCGCCACGGGGTCACTGGACAACCGCACACCGACAACATCGACCGCTGGGCAAAGCTAATCAAGAGCAGGGATGTCAGCGGCTTGCGTCGCGCCCTCACCGGTCTTGGCCGCGAGCACATCGAGATGCGGGAAGTTAGCCCCATGGGCGGGCTGCTATCGGAACAAGAACGTACCGATGTGCTGAAACGGCTAGCCTCGTGA
- a CDS encoding DUF1330 domain-containing protein, translated as MRSTVILEFPTMDAARAWYHSEAYAEILPLRLNGADYSGILVEGI; from the coding sequence TTGCGAAGTACCGTGATCCTCGAGTTCCCGACAATGGACGCCGCCAGAGCCTGGTACCACAGCGAGGCCTACGCAGAGATCCTTCCTCTGCGACTCAACGGCGCCGACTATTCCGGGATCCTGGTGGAGGGGATCTGA
- a CDS encoding tetratricopeptide repeat protein, whose protein sequence is MTADGVMVGEIAHIEGALPTSARFNPDMTNEQRRGYDNLLLMCGTDHTVIDNDAEAWTVARLRALKRAHEANATAVGQSPRDIKASARVLPIDAMVADSPPFVGRELQLQDVAANLNAAGDPRRSLVAVSGPPGVGKTTLLRQAVAAAQAADLFQYVLFVDMRGYEEDPANRVHADAVFHPLLSSFGLDDDDIPQDPADQARKYQEVMNQFAAEGKSVLLWLDNVSERDQFDSLRPANPVHKVTITTRETFGHIPSRQVVEVKRMPLDEAVTVITTSARDRNPDDHRFDSVDQVERLAVLCDRLPLALQIVAALLADEPDRPIEELVVELAREEDRLGGLHYSGDLSVRAALALSYNRLPEELRRLFRLLSVVPGGDVGLDAAAILIRASSGPAARQQLMALVRSHLVEQHVPNRWSMHDLVRLYSTEECASQAGDAETAFQRLVGRYYVALAGSAEWLTAVVSDKSKILFPSAEDAAAWFQAERATATSILTRIVAREDFRAYAIGMGVVLGELLRQQKHWVQEFHDVAALTASLAPKVREQNPWIASCALNNYGSALRMLGDFDGAVRVYEQAIEINQARGDVAALSLSRCNIANVYFDQGRVDDAFEVYWQDVRISRESEPPHLSNEAGTLNNIGAALAKRERFEEAVAPLRQSLTIRRRLDDQPGIADTSLNLGAALSRLALLKNGQTRFVLLEEACALLEVAFKIFGARGNQSGQAEVANNLGQSQCLLGRYAEGFRNLEIAINYFDTSGQRDLAALVRDDLHRYQRQAGLN, encoded by the coding sequence ATGACCGCCGACGGCGTGATGGTCGGTGAGATCGCACATATTGAAGGAGCGTTGCCCACGTCGGCCCGGTTCAACCCCGATATGACGAATGAGCAACGTCGCGGCTACGACAACTTGCTTCTAATGTGCGGGACCGACCATACGGTCATCGATAACGATGCCGAGGCCTGGACTGTGGCCAGGTTGCGGGCGCTGAAACGAGCGCATGAGGCCAACGCAACGGCAGTCGGACAGAGCCCCCGCGACATCAAGGCGTCAGCGCGAGTCCTGCCTATCGACGCGATGGTAGCCGATAGTCCGCCCTTCGTAGGCCGTGAGCTCCAACTGCAAGACGTGGCCGCCAACCTAAACGCGGCTGGCGATCCACGGCGAAGCCTTGTTGCTGTCAGTGGCCCGCCTGGCGTCGGGAAGACCACACTGCTCAGGCAAGCGGTGGCCGCCGCTCAAGCCGCCGACTTATTCCAATATGTGCTTTTCGTCGACATGCGGGGTTATGAAGAAGATCCTGCAAATAGAGTGCATGCCGATGCGGTGTTTCATCCCCTACTTAGCAGCTTCGGCCTCGATGACGATGACATTCCACAAGATCCGGCCGACCAGGCACGAAAGTATCAGGAAGTGATGAATCAATTTGCCGCTGAAGGCAAGTCCGTATTGCTGTGGTTGGACAACGTCAGTGAACGAGATCAGTTTGATTCCTTGCGACCCGCCAACCCTGTGCACAAGGTGACGATAACGACGAGGGAGACGTTTGGCCACATACCTAGCCGGCAAGTCGTCGAGGTCAAACGGATGCCTCTCGATGAGGCGGTCACGGTGATCACGACGTCTGCTCGGGACCGCAATCCAGACGACCACCGATTCGATAGCGTCGACCAGGTCGAGCGATTAGCCGTCCTGTGTGATCGTCTACCTCTCGCGCTTCAAATAGTTGCGGCGCTGCTCGCCGACGAGCCCGACCGACCGATCGAAGAGCTCGTGGTTGAACTCGCACGCGAGGAGGATCGCCTCGGCGGCCTGCACTACAGCGGCGATCTGTCCGTCAGGGCAGCTCTGGCTCTGTCCTACAACCGGTTACCAGAGGAACTGCGACGGCTATTTCGGCTGTTGTCGGTCGTTCCCGGTGGAGATGTTGGTTTGGACGCCGCAGCCATATTGATCCGAGCGTCGTCGGGTCCGGCGGCGCGGCAGCAGCTCATGGCCCTGGTCCGCAGCCACCTAGTTGAGCAGCATGTTCCCAACCGATGGAGTATGCACGACTTGGTCCGGCTGTATTCCACCGAGGAGTGTGCATCCCAGGCCGGCGATGCCGAAACGGCGTTCCAGCGACTCGTCGGCCGGTACTACGTAGCACTGGCAGGCTCGGCCGAGTGGCTCACCGCGGTAGTTTCCGACAAGTCGAAAATCCTTTTCCCATCCGCCGAGGATGCGGCCGCGTGGTTCCAGGCAGAACGTGCAACGGCGACTTCGATCCTGACGAGGATCGTTGCGCGTGAAGATTTCCGCGCGTACGCGATCGGCATGGGAGTTGTGCTCGGTGAATTGCTCAGGCAGCAAAAACATTGGGTTCAAGAGTTCCACGATGTTGCAGCGCTCACTGCCTCACTTGCTCCGAAGGTGCGAGAGCAAAACCCGTGGATTGCGTCGTGTGCGCTGAACAACTATGGCAGCGCATTACGCATGCTGGGAGACTTTGATGGCGCGGTCCGCGTCTACGAGCAAGCAATCGAAATTAATCAGGCGCGTGGAGACGTCGCTGCCCTAAGTTTGTCCCGATGCAACATCGCCAACGTTTACTTCGACCAAGGACGTGTCGACGATGCGTTCGAAGTCTATTGGCAGGACGTGCGAATCTCCCGGGAATCGGAGCCTCCTCATCTCTCCAACGAGGCTGGCACCCTCAACAACATCGGTGCGGCCCTCGCGAAGCGCGAGCGGTTCGAGGAGGCTGTCGCGCCTCTTCGTCAGTCGCTGACGATCCGGCGCAGACTCGACGACCAGCCTGGCATCGCGGACACGTCGCTCAATCTCGGCGCTGCCCTGTCGCGGCTAGCGCTTCTTAAAAATGGGCAAACGCGCTTCGTGCTCCTTGAGGAGGCTTGCGCCCTACTCGAAGTGGCATTCAAGATCTTTGGAGCACGCGGTAATCAATCAGGTCAGGCAGAAGTAGCGAACAACCTGGGGCAGTCGCAATGTCTCCTCGGACGGTATGCCGAAGGCTTCCGAAACCTTGAAATAGCCATCAACTATTTCGACACATCTGGCCAGCGGGACCTGGCGGCACTGGTCCGGGATGACCTCCACCGATATCAGCGCCAGGCAGGACTCAACTGA
- a CDS encoding thiol-disulfide oxidoreductase DCC family protein, whose product MSAVQSLPNAPVLLYDGVCGVCNSAVRTLLRFDRHGTLRFSSLDSDFARDIRSRHHQLEGVDSAVCVRNAGQPDETVDIRSAALLQVAAYLAGWWKLALAAYVIPPAVRDWPYERFAAFRYRIGGQHHTCPIPTAEARTRFFDATYQLEALIGTSTVLSDHRGKLG is encoded by the coding sequence GTGAGTGCGGTACAGAGCCTGCCGAATGCGCCAGTTCTGCTGTACGACGGTGTGTGCGGGGTCTGCAACAGCGCGGTGCGCACCCTTCTTCGGTTCGACCGTCATGGAACGCTGCGATTCTCCTCTCTGGACAGTGACTTCGCTCGCGACATCAGGTCCCGCCACCATCAGCTGGAGGGCGTGGATTCCGCCGTCTGCGTCCGCAACGCGGGACAGCCTGACGAGACGGTGGATATCCGGTCTGCAGCGCTGCTGCAGGTCGCTGCCTACCTCGCAGGGTGGTGGAAATTGGCGCTGGCGGCATACGTGATTCCGCCGGCGGTGCGCGATTGGCCTTATGAGCGCTTCGCGGCTTTCCGTTACCGCATCGGCGGCCAGCATCACACCTGTCCGATTCCGACAGCCGAGGCGCGCACTCGTTTCTTCGACGCGACTTACCAGCTGGAAGCGCTGATCGGCACTAGCACAGTTCTCTCTGACCATCGTGGCAAGCTCGGTTAG
- a CDS encoding methyltransferase: protein MRLPALPLPLWVARAALGARRRVFDLADAAVPEEFALFFDVTMGLHKLKIAGVLVSSGLADALGKDSRDPVDLAHQLDLDPGVTVRIINAAIGSRLMQLNRQGRVRLTSLGAPLRREHPKSIASWATYFAHPDTAAAYAHLDDQLREGAQTSGYQKAFGKSLWDYLDDRPDMRATFADAMRQLSEFDLAGIVRTYPWPRRGTICDIGGGVGHMLAAILDHRPDARGILLDSAEVIEHADAFLRERGLTDRIERRAGDLFGQLDAHADVYTMKWILHDWDDDACREILKRVRATMPPGSRLVTIDMHHGSGQLNTVSAMSDLLMLVSCQGGRERSPQQVHALMRDVGLIPGRVRHYGPTMLVEALAP from the coding sequence ATGCGCCTGCCCGCCTTGCCCTTACCGCTTTGGGTCGCGCGCGCCGCCCTCGGTGCTCGACGCCGTGTCTTCGATCTCGCTGATGCCGCGGTGCCCGAAGAATTCGCGCTGTTCTTCGACGTGACGATGGGGCTGCACAAACTGAAGATCGCGGGCGTGCTGGTCTCCTCCGGGCTCGCCGATGCCCTCGGCAAGGATTCGCGTGATCCCGTCGACCTCGCACACCAACTGGACCTGGACCCTGGCGTAACGGTCAGAATCATCAACGCCGCGATCGGCTCGCGGCTGATGCAACTGAACCGTCAGGGACGTGTGCGCCTGACGAGTCTCGGCGCCCCGCTGCGCCGAGAACACCCCAAATCGATCGCCTCCTGGGCTACCTACTTCGCGCACCCTGACACCGCAGCCGCATATGCTCACCTCGACGACCAGCTGCGCGAGGGAGCCCAAACCTCTGGATATCAAAAGGCATTCGGCAAGTCGCTGTGGGATTACTTAGACGATCGCCCCGATATGAGAGCCACATTCGCCGACGCAATGCGCCAGCTGTCCGAGTTCGACCTCGCCGGAATAGTGCGGACGTATCCATGGCCAAGACGCGGAACCATCTGCGACATCGGCGGCGGGGTCGGGCACATGCTTGCAGCTATCCTCGATCATCGGCCTGACGCTCGCGGCATCTTGCTCGACTCAGCCGAGGTCATCGAACACGCAGACGCATTCCTGCGCGAGCGAGGATTGACCGACCGGATCGAGCGCCGCGCCGGCGACCTCTTCGGTCAGCTCGACGCCCACGCTGACGTCTACACGATGAAATGGATCCTGCACGACTGGGACGATGATGCCTGTCGCGAAATCCTCAAGCGCGTCCGCGCCACCATGCCGCCAGGTTCGAGGTTGGTCACGATCGATATGCACCACGGATCAGGCCAGCTGAACACCGTGTCAGCGATGAGCGATCTGCTGATGCTTGTTTCCTGCCAAGGCGGACGGGAACGCTCGCCGCAGCAAGTTCACGCCCTGATGCGCGACGTCGGGCTTATACCCGGACGAGTCCGCCACTACGGGCCGACGATGCTGGTCGAAGCCCTCGCTCCATGA
- a CDS encoding type II toxin-antitoxin system VapC family toxin: MRAILDTSVVIASDVEPLVGELAVSAITLAELHFGVLVAKDQQVRAERLRRLLVVERKFDALPVDDAVAASYGQIAAAVVDSGRQPRARSMDLLIAATAHAHAARLYTRNAADFGGLGQLVDVVAV, translated from the coding sequence ATGAGGGCGATCCTCGACACCAGCGTGGTGATCGCGTCCGATGTCGAACCCCTGGTCGGAGAGTTGGCTGTTAGCGCAATCACGTTGGCAGAACTGCACTTCGGGGTCCTGGTCGCCAAAGATCAGCAGGTGCGGGCCGAGAGGCTGCGGCGGTTGCTGGTCGTTGAGCGTAAGTTCGACGCGCTGCCCGTGGATGACGCCGTGGCGGCGAGCTACGGCCAAATCGCTGCGGCTGTGGTGGATTCGGGGCGCCAGCCGCGGGCCCGGTCGATGGACTTGCTGATCGCGGCCACCGCTCATGCTCACGCTGCGCGCCTTTATACCCGCAACGCCGCTGACTTTGGCGGGTTGGGCCAACTGGTCGACGTCGTGGCGGTCTGA
- a CDS encoding type II toxin-antitoxin system Phd/YefM family antitoxin produces MEVVGLRELRQNASELVRRAEEGEEITITVAGRPGARLVPAAPRTWRRWTDVADLFAGPPDPAWNADREAIDHEIHDPWAKQ; encoded by the coding sequence GTGGAAGTAGTTGGCTTGCGTGAGCTGCGGCAGAACGCGTCCGAACTCGTCCGCCGGGCCGAGGAGGGCGAGGAGATCACGATCACCGTGGCGGGTCGCCCGGGGGCCCGGCTCGTTCCTGCGGCGCCTCGTACCTGGCGGCGGTGGACGGACGTGGCCGACCTGTTCGCTGGGCCACCTGATCCCGCCTGGAACGCCGACCGTGAGGCCATCGACCACGAGATACATGATCCGTGGGCCAAGCAATGA
- a CDS encoding PASTA domain-containing protein: MKIEFIAAAMMATTIWCVPVSNAITAEEACRTTYNWPIPMPALTGWSMEYTMTDSTTSCFTNISAIAPDGHDVMNDTIKAPIPFGWWKIATQSPPAGTKVQMDQQIKLTVVEDQNAPGQ, from the coding sequence ATGAAAATCGAGTTTATCGCGGCGGCGATGATGGCTACGACGATTTGGTGTGTGCCGGTGTCGAATGCCATTACCGCCGAGGAGGCGTGCAGGACTACGTACAATTGGCCCATCCCGATGCCAGCATTGACAGGCTGGTCAATGGAGTACACCATGACGGACTCGACTACCTCGTGCTTCACCAACATCTCGGCCATTGCGCCTGATGGTCACGACGTCATGAACGACACCATCAAAGCCCCTATCCCGTTCGGGTGGTGGAAGATCGCGACTCAGTCACCACCGGCAGGGACGAAGGTCCAGATGGACCAGCAGATCAAGTTGACCGTCGTGGAAGACCAGAACGCGCCCGGGCAATGA